The segment TCGGTTAGGGGGACCTCGAGGTCGGGGGATTTCTGGACGCGGAGGAGGACGTCGACGAAGTCCTCGTCGCGGTCGCCGGGGATGCGCTGGCGGTTGCCGCTGATGTGTTCGTCCACGATCACGTCGCAGGCCTCGCGGAGGTCGGCGAGGCACTtcttgaggcggcggcggagtccggTGACGGTGCTGGCGACGGGCTCGAGCTCGGGGAAGAAGTCGCCGATGGTGAACCCGGCGAAGAGGTCCTGCGCCTCGGCGAGCACCGCGCCGAGCTTGTCGCCCTCGCCGTGCGGGAACCGGCGGCCGAACGCGACGCGGCAGAGCACGTCGTTGGCGAGGTTGAGGAAGCACTCGCTGAGGTCGACGGGCTTCGCCGGCGAGGTGTTCTTGGTGAGGTGCGCGagcaggcggcggagctcctTGACCCTGACGGCGCCGTACGTGGCGACGCGACGCGCCGACAGGAGCTCCGACACCACCACGCGGCGCGCCATCCGGTGGTACGGCCCCGCCGGCGCGAACGTCACGTCGGAGCAGCCGAACGACAGGAACTGGCCGGAGAGCAGGTGCGGCCGCGACGCCAGCGCGGCGTCGTTGGTGGTgagcgcggcgcgggcgaggtCCGGCTTGGAGATCACCACCGCCGGCACGCTCCCCAGCCGCATCCGGAACAGCGGCGCGCGCATGGTGCGCGCCAGCTCGGCCAGCGCGTGGTGCGGCATGCCGGACATGAGGTGGAGGTGCCCGATCACCGGCcaccccggcggcgacggcggcagccgccgtggctttgacgacgacgaccggctcCTCCTCAACGCGACCAACACGTACGCCGCGGAGAGCACGAGCAGCGCGAGCGACATCGTCAACGCCATGGTGAGCTCCATATCGTCGAACACTTGGGGTGCACGTTTGGTCCAAGAAACTTAAGCAGCAATGGAGATGTGTTGGTATGAACTAACCGTGGTTAAGTGGGGAAGGGTTTATATAGTGGGTGGttggtgaggaggagaggtagATGCACACGTTGGGCACTGAAGATTTTCATTAGATTTATCACATGAGTTGAAGAGATCAACGTTATCTGAGATCAAGTTGTGGAATGCGACAGATAGTGTATACTTGTGTAGTACTCTAACTAGTAAGATGGATGCTGAAACAGCGAATTAATGTGGAATTAATTGCATCAAATTATTTATGCATAGACTACTGTAGACAGAAATATATAATCATCATGCATGATTGCATTAGTTGCTATCATCCAAGATAAGGAAATTAATATTGACGGCATGAACAGTAATGTGATAGAAAGATGGCACGTGTGAAGTGCGTATCGACCAAGCACGCACCTCCTATACTCATGTGTCTATGTGtctagttcgcgaaaagaatttttttaatgtcacatgggacgtttgaccggatattgGAAGAGGTTTTCGaatacgaataaaaaaactaatttcataatttatcTGAAAAccacgagataaatttattaaacctaattaatctatcattagtacatgtgaGTTAATATAGAGATCCAAAAGCCCAAACTGATTAATGAAGCAATTCAAAGCCCTAATTTCTGAAGTTTAAAATTGGTTGCCACGGCTCAGTCAAGCATGCCCCAACTACCAACCACAGAGGTCTGACCTCTATATTTTATACTTTATATGTTCTCCCTTTGTTTTATACTATAAGCCGTTCTTTTCTAAACAAACGTAGTTAGGTTTcagtaaatttataaaaattaacaacttccacaacaccaaattatttcttttaaatataaaattgaatatatattttgataatatgttcgttttatgttgaaaatgttactatatttttctataaaaaattatcaaacttaaaaagtttagctagagaaaaaattcaaaacaacttacaatattaaacgaagggagtataatatGCTCACTCTACAGTCACAGATGTTACATATAAAGCACAAAGGCTTTGGTTAgatcccaaaaaattttggccaaaaacatcacatcaaatatttatacaCATGCATGGGACATTAAATGTggggaaaaaaccaattgcacaatttgcatgtaaattacgaaaTGAATCTTtcgagcctaattacgccatgatttgatatgATGCTAccgtaaatatttgctaatgacggattattcgtctcgcagtttacaggcgaaatctgcaattttttttttgttattagtatatgtttaataattcaaatgtgcgtccgtatactttaaaaactttacacccaaagaactaaccacacccaaaagaaataaaaatcatgCACAGATGTCATTTGAGAGGAATATATAATGTGCCCGCTGCACTTTGACTTAGTGAAACGGACAAATGGACAATACTGCAGAAAAGTCAACCCCCATAAGGGCTGTgcttagttcacactaaaataaaattgaaagtttggttaaaattagaacgatgcgacggaaaagttgaaagtttatgtgtgtagaaaagttttaatgtgatagaaaagttaaaagtttgaagaattattttggaactaaacacagtgaAGGTTCAACAATCGACCTAGAAGCCAGAACTGGAGTCAGAAAATTTGGTTTTCcattattatattaaaaaagtagAGAAGAGTTTTGCCTTTCAAATATCACCAGCAAATAGGTACAACGGGAGTAGAACGTTTGCAGTATGAAATGCGCACCGGCTGGAGATATTTCATCATTTGTGTTAATTAGCATTTTGAAAACAAACCTTACTTAAAAAACATAATAGAACTTAATTACATGCATGAGTGCCGTACATTAATATGGAAAACAAAAATAAGTTGACATGTTGAACATTCTTGATATAattaagggttaattggattggTGCCAATATAACTTTAACGGTTTTCAAATACATCGTTACTATTTAACAATTTGTAATCATGGCATTATAATTTCCCTATTATTTGATATATGTCATTACGTACCTTTTAGACCattctacaattttttttgactaGAATGCCcttgtcttcctcctccaccctccTTTCTAAACTTCATCCCTTCTCCCCTTTCTTCTACTGGCTGCAGCTCAGCTTCTCTCCTCCatccctccatctcctccatccCTCTCCAGTCTCTCCAAGCTTGAAAAACGTGTGGCACTCGCAGCGTCGCTGCTAATTCATGTGCACGCGCTGTGACTGAAGAGCGTGGAAGGAGGCGTCAGGAAGGCCAATGTTATCAAATGACAACAGCGTTCATCGAAGAACGTGGTACTCTTGATGGAAAAAGTAAAACTGTATGTATtaatattgaattttttttggaatccccccattacatgtcCCTTGGAGGTTTATTTATAGTCTTACTACAAACTCATGCACCCTATAATTAATAAGTACAGAGGAATTTACATGGATAtccttatgatagggacatttACAAGGGTAACTGTAGACAATTTAGCCATGGGCTTCTTTGTGGGCCACAACGTGGGCCTCCTTGGGCGAATCGGTCCATTTGGGCCTTGGGTTCTCTAGCTTTGAGGCGAAGGCACTTGGCTCAGTAGCGAAGGCTTCTGCTTCGCCTAACAGCTTCGCCCGAGGCTGCTATCTATTCGTTAATCGGCACTTCACTGCAGTGGTTCGCTCTGGCAATCGTTGGTTTGCTTCGGTAGGCTTGGTTGAAGGCCCTCGTGACATGCCTCCAACAGCCAAGCTGTGCTGAATGTTTTTAGTGGAGTGAAGGAGCTCGAGCTCTCCTACATCATGGCGGTGGTACATGGAAAagttggtggcggtggagatggcAGTCCCCGGCCTCGCCGACGTAACCGGATTCCCCCATAGGGTGGATAGGGACGGAGGACtgggggaagaagaggggtgaGCTTGACATAGGGATGGGGTCGCACGAGCAGCAGATCTAGTAGTGGATCCAGTGGCCACGGTGAGGTCAGAAGCGAGAGCCAACGAGGACAACGCGGTGGATTGGGGTTTTCGTTAGCTATAAATTTGGTGGTGATTTTCTCCCTCGCAGACATggtttctcctctcttttttgagTTTGCATTGAATCAATCTAAGATATGATTTTATTCAATGATCACTCGATTGGATTCGACTAAAATTTCTGATGATTTTCTAGCTTTTTCACTTTTATGAATTGAGGAGGAGTGGAGGGgatgagaggaggaagacgagggaATTTTGGTCTAAAAAATTTGATGAATGCTTTGAAGGGTTATCTAGTGGCACATATCAAATAACAGGAAAAGTGCAATGACATGGTTATAAATTGATGAATATTAATGGTATATTTCAAAACCATATAATtatagtggcatggatccaattaaccaaTAATTAATCTGGGCATAATAAATTCAACACGGTaacaaagaaaaatatgggAGGGGATTGGTTTGCCAAAGTTTAGAATAGCAGTAATGCTAATTCGCGCACACACACTAGTTAGCGAAGTAGTGATAAATTTTATCCCCTTATCTTCTTGTTAGCAATTATTCTATATAGCGAGGCACGTGGATCCACTATCCTCTCGCCCCTTACCCCCAAGGAACCAGTGAGCAGgagccctcttcttcctcctctgagGTAGCCTCTTTTCTCATTCCTGACGGCAAGCATGGGACTCCTTCCTCCTTCCTAGCGGCCTCTTTCTTCGACCTCAACCCTACTCTATACAATTGGTCACCAGCCGTTGTCCCGCCGAGGGCACTATGCCATTTCTGTCGTTGCCACCGATGGGCTTGTGTTGGCCTCTTCGGAGCAGGAGGAACAATAGGAGGGCACTGTGAAATGACTGTAGTTTTGGCAGCGGCCGGAAACATGTCGACCTTTGAGGCTGGAGGAGA is part of the Oryza glaberrima chromosome 12, OglaRS2, whole genome shotgun sequence genome and harbors:
- the LOC127756755 gene encoding tryptamine 5-hydroxylase produces the protein MELTMALTMSLALLVLSAAYVLVALRRSRSSSSKPRRLPPSPPGWPVIGHLHLMSGMPHHALAELARTMRAPLFRMRLGSVPAVVISKPDLARAALTTNDAALASRPHLLSGQFLSFGCSDVTFAPAGPYHRMARRVVVSELLSARRVATYGAVRVKELRRLLAHLTKNTSPAKPVDLSECFLNLANDVLCRVAFGRRFPHGEGDKLGAVLAEAQDLFAGFTIGDFFPELEPVASTVTGLRRRLKKCLADLREACDVIVDEHISGNRQRIPGDRDEDFVDVLLRVQKSPDLEVPLTDDNLKALVLDMFVAGTDTTFATLEWVMTELVRHPRILKKAQEEVRRVVGDSGRVEESHLGELHYMRAIIKETFRLHPAVPLLVPRESVAPCTLGGYDIPARTRVFINTFAMGRDPEIWDNPLEYSPERFESAGGGGEIDLKDPDYKLLPFGGGRRGCPGYTFALATVQVSLASLLYHFEWALPAGVRAEDVNLDETFGLATRKKEPLFVAVRKSEAYEFKGEELSEV